A genomic segment from Juglans regia cultivar Chandler chromosome 14, Walnut 2.0, whole genome shotgun sequence encodes:
- the LOC109015436 gene encoding hydroquinone glucosyltransferase-like, with protein MGHLIPLIEFAKALLALHHGFGVTCIVPTIGYPSEAMKAVLEGLPTNIDHVFLPPVSPKDLEEAHPGIQISLTITLSLPSLRVVLKSLLETTRLVALVFDPFASEVLEVAKELQLSPYFFIPTNAMVLSLLLHLPTLDETIPCEYRDLPEPLKLPGCIPIHGKDLINPVQDRKSEWYKLFLRNAKRFPLVEGIMVNTFIDLEGRVIKTLGCVWMLK; from the coding sequence ATGGGTCACCTCATCCCACTAATCGAGTTTGCCAAGGCGCTACTTGCTCTTCACCATGGCTTCGGTGTCACGTGCATCGTTCCCACGATTGGGTATCCATCAGAAGCCATGAAAGCCGTTCTCGAAGGCCTCCCCACCAACATAGACCATGTCTTTCTTCCTCCAGTGAGCCCCAAGGACCTCGAGGAAGCACACCCTGGGATCCAGATTTCCCTTACCATTACTCTCTCTCTACCATCCCTTCGTGTTGTGTTGAAGTCATTACTCGAGACGACTCGGCTGGTTGCTCTCGTCTTTGACCCTTTCGCAAGCGAAGTCCTAGAAGTTGCCAAGGAATTACAACTGTCACCGTACTTTTTCATCCCCACAAATGCCATGGTTTTGTCGCTCCTCTTGCATCTTCCAACACTGGACGAGACAATTCCATGCGAGTACAGAGACCTACCAGAACCATTGAAACTCCCGGGGTGCATTCCAATTCACGGTAAAGATCTAATAAACCCAGTTCAAGATCGAAAAAGTGAATGGTACAAACTTTTTCTTCGCAATGCAAAACGTTTCCCATTAGTCGAGGGGATCATGGTTAACACGTTCATCGACTTGGAAGGACGAGTTATAAAAactttaggttgtgtttggatgttgaagtga
- the LOC109014732 gene encoding uncharacterized protein LOC109014732 — protein sequence MDAGPSSNIVAHITERILFRRMIDIGLNPEESMKVMAFWMWLEAESFKELVRKISSNNDKFLALITDEAKAVLAILDSRSTAPILNNLCPITAIFSPFSIHEIFGDKESVSKGVTDVYNRVCCVIFKDLLEERGSKVRTSDEEGGRAGDDKAVTRRMRQFGEGTSRSKGAVLDLVEAFPDGVEKTWLPSSLGISEGEGDAETVRSTLNPFAKEWNPAIERAPEEERCLFLTFSKGHALTGNQITNFFNRKYGQCVEWVYVHSPDPKKPALFGKVVFETSSIPAIVMGKLEQAKFNVDAKPLWCKWFDLKKKGLAAKK from the exons ATGGACGCCGGGCCGTCTTCCAACATTGTCGCTCACATCACGGAAAGGATTCTGTTTCGACGTATGATCGATATTGGATTGAACCCAGAGGAGTCCATGAAAGTCATGGCCTTTTGGATGTGGCTGGAGGCCGAAAGCTTCAAAGAACTGGTGCGTAAGATATCCTCCAACAATGACAAATTTTTGGCATTGATCACTGACGAAGCCAAGGCAGTTCTGGCCATTCTGGACTCCCGTTCGACTGCACCAATTTTGAACAATCTTTGTCCCATTACAGCCATATTTTCCCCATTCTCCATCCATGAAATCTTTGGGGACAAAGAGAGCGTCTCCAAAGGGGTCACGGACGTTTACAACAGGGTTTGCTGCGTGATATTTAAGGACTTGTTGGAAGAAAGAGGTTCAAAAGTGAGGACTAGTGATGAAGAAGGTGGTCGGGCTGGAGACGATAAGGCTGTTACCAGAAGGATGAGGCAATTTGGGGAAGGTACGAGCAGATCAAAAGGAGCTGTGCTGGACTTAGTTGAGGCTTTTCCAGATGGGGTTGAGAAAACTTGGCTGCCGAGTTCTCTGGGAATAAGCGAAGGGGAAGGTGATGCAGAGACTGTTCGATCCACACTAAATCCATTTGCTAAAGAATGGAATCCTGCAATAGAGCGTGCGCCAGAGGAAGAGAGGTGCTTGTTTCTGACTTTCTCTAAGGGCCATGCTCTTACTGGGAACCAAATCACCAACTTCTTTAACCG GAAATATGGGCAGTGTGTGGAATGGGTATATGTACACAGCCCGGATCCAAAGAAGCCGGCACTTTTCGGGAAAGTAGTGTTCGAAACAAGTTCAATACCAGCAATAGTCATGGGTAAACTTGAGCAGGCCAAGTTCAATGTCGATGCAAAACCCCTTTGGTGCAAGTGGTTTGACCTAAAGAAGAAGGGTCTTGCTGCAAAGAAATAA
- the LOC109016306 gene encoding uncharacterized protein LOC109016306, producing MDRILRSKRDHAPAHYKLKILSYSLLSKAHQEKYESSSFGAGEYRWRLSLFPNGNLTDHGNGYISLYLAMDGPEQLPRGEGVDVSFKLFVLDQKHNKYLTIQDSEVRRFDENKTEWGFGQLLSLEDFKSSCNGYLVEDTCVFGAEVFVNSPSGKWECLSMLKKPANGIYTYKMENFATLNKSFYHSKAFKVGERNWKLKVYPKGNDSHMGKAFSVYLELVGEESWPPKKTVYAEFKLRVVDQLMQGKDVEKRAHHTFSTASHYSGYGAFMSLVDLYKASKGFIKNGTLIVEVQILVMSQTEVYSECP from the exons ATGGACA GGATTTTAAGGTCTAAGAGAGATCATGCGCCAGCTCACTATAAATTGAAGATATTGTCATACAGCTTACTATCCAAAGCACATCAAGAGAAGTATGAATCTAGTTCCTTTGGAGCGGGGGAGTACAGATG GAGATTGTCCCTTTTTCCAAATGGAAACTTGACCGACCATGGAAATGGTTATATCTCCCTCTACTTGGCAATGGATGGGCCTGAACAACTTCCTCGTGGTGAGGGGGTTGATGTCAGCTTTAAACTGTTTGTGTTGGATCAGAAACACAACAAATACTTAACTATCCAAG ATTCTGAGGTAAGGCGCTTTGATGAGAACAAGACAGAATGGGGTTTTGGGCAGTTACTTTCCCTTGAAGATTTCAAGAGTAGTTGTAATGGATACCTTGTCGAAGATACCTGTGTCTTTGGCGCAGAGGTTTTTGTTAATAGCCCCAGTGGCAAGTGGGAATGTCTTTCCATGCTTAAGAAACCTGCTAATGGCATTTACACTTACAAGATGGAAAACTTCGCAACTCTGAATAAAAGTTTCTATCATTCTAAGGCTTTCAAGGTCGGGGAGAGGAATTG GAAGTTAAAGGTTTATCCAAAAGGAAATGACAGTCACATGGGGAAGGCATTTTCCGTATATCTCGAGCTAGTAGGTGAGGAAAGCTGGCCACCTAAGAAAACAGTTTATGCAGAATTCAAGCTGAGAGTAGTGGACCAACTCATGCAGGGCAAGGACGTCGAGAAAAGAG CTCACCACACCTTTTCTACCGCAAGCCATTATTCGGGCTACGGGGCGTTCATGTCCTTGGTGGATCTCTATAAAGCCTCCAAGGGCTTCATAAAAAATGGTACTTTAATTGTGGAAGTTCAAATCCTGGTCATGTCCCAGACTGAGGTGTACTCTGAATGTCCCTGA
- the LOC109014726 gene encoding hydroquinone glucosyltransferase-like, whose protein sequence is MGHLIPLLELAKLLALHHDFGVTCIIPILGSPSKAMIGVLEALPTSVDHVFLPPLCLEDDLQGAEPGIQISLTITRSFPSLRDVLKSLQATSPLDAFILDTSASDALAVAKELNISPYIFFSSNATVLSLLLHLSKLDETFSCEYKDLPEPLKLPGCIPIHGRDLIHSIQDRKSEWYRLFLRHTKRLHSVKGIIVNTFTDLEERVIKALEEEKEAGYPPLYPIGPIIQTGSRTSNEVDGSKCLTWLDNQPGGSVLYVSFGSAGSLSNDQLNELALGLELSGEKFLWVVRSPNNGPANAAYLSNQSHDLDPLAFLPEGFVERTKGQGLVVPSWAPQVQVLSHGSTGGFLTHCGWNSTLESIMNGTPLIAWPLFGEQRMNAVFLAEDLKVALRPKGNEKGVVVREEIAQVIKGLMVGEDGKNARNRMKDLKVAAEKALYPDGSSTRALSELPFKRDFKPRRF, encoded by the coding sequence ATGGGGCATCTCATCCCTCTACTCGAGCTAGCCAAGTTGCTAGCACTTCACCATGATTTCGGAGTCACGTGCATCATTCCCATACTTGGATCTCCATCAAAAGCCATGATCGGTGTCCTCGAAGCTCTTCCCACCAGCGTAGACCATGTCTTTCTTCCTCCTTTGTGCTTGGAGGATGATCTCCAAGGCGCAGAGCCTGGTATCCAAATCTCCCTTACCATTACTCGTTCTTTTCCATCTCTCCGTGATGTGTTGAAGTCATTGCAGGCGACTTCTCCGTTAGATGCTTTTATCCTTGATACTTCTGCAAGCGATGCACTTGCAGTGGCTAAGGAACTCAATATCTCACCCTACATTTTCTTCTCCTCGAATGCTACGGTGTTGTCTTTGCTCTTGCATTTATCAAAGCTTGACGAGACATTTTCCTGCGAGTATAAAGACTTGCCCGAGCCTTTGAAACTCCCGGGATGCATACCCATTCACGGTAGAGATCTGATACACTCAATTCAAGACCGAAAAAGTGAATGGTACAGATTGTTTCTCCGCCACACCAAACGGCTGCATTCAGTCAAGGGAATAATTGTTAACACGTTCACAGACTTGGAAGAAAGGGTCATCAAAGCTTTGGAAGAGGAGAAAGAAGCTGGATACCCTCCACTGTATCCGATTGGACCAATCATTCAGACTGGCTCCAGAACTAGCAATGAAGTTGACGGGTCAAAGTGTTTGACATGGTTGGACAATCAGCCAGGTGGCTCCGTCCTATACGTCTCTTTCGGGAGTGCTGGCAGCCTCTCGAATGATCAACTAAATGAGCTGGCGTTGGGATTGGAACTGAGTGGAGAGAAGTTCTTGTGGGTGGTAAGAAGCCCAAACAATGGACCAGCAAATGCTGCATACCTCAGTAATCAAAGTCATGACTTGGACCCTCTTGCTTTTCTGCCGGAAGGGTTCGTGGAGAGGACCAAAGGGCAGGGTCTAGTAGTGCCATCTTGGGCACCGCAGGTCCAGGTCCTGAGCCACGGCTCCACGGGTGGATTCTTAACACACTGCGGTTGGAACTCGACTCTGGAGAGTATCATGAATGGCACACCCTTGATTGCATGGCCGCTTTTCGGAGAGCAGAGAATGAATGCTGTATTCCTAGCTGAGGACCTGAAAGTGGCATTAAGACCAAAAGGGAACGAGAAAGGAGTCGTGGTCAGAGAAGAAATTGCGCAAGTCATAAAGGGTTTGATGGTTGGAGAAGATGGGAAGAATGCTCGCAACCGTATGAAAGACCTAAAGGTTGCAGCTGAGAAAGCACTATACCCAGACGGGTCTTCTACTAGGGCACTCTCTGAGTTACCATTCAAGCGGGATTTTAAACCAAGACGATTTTAG